The Nocardioides pantholopis genome window below encodes:
- a CDS encoding TetR/AcrR family transcriptional regulator, whose amino-acid sequence MTPPERELVRDRERTRRAILDAAEQAIVQKGTRVSLAEIAALAGVTKSGLMHHFRSREELLTALIEHTITRIWEEVRAHVDLSENRAGKFTRGYVRAHTGGSEYLTRMFSPAGLLSALGATDAAALSAPLEEEDARAWNDAFAADGLPPGRALIVRLAAEGLVAAVNTPYLSPEQLTQAREELLALTEVETD is encoded by the coding sequence ATGACGCCGCCCGAGCGGGAGCTGGTACGGGACCGCGAGCGCACCCGGCGCGCGATCCTCGACGCTGCCGAGCAGGCGATCGTGCAGAAGGGGACGAGGGTCAGCCTCGCCGAGATCGCCGCGCTCGCCGGGGTGACCAAGAGCGGGCTGATGCACCACTTCCGCAGCCGCGAAGAGCTTCTCACCGCGCTGATCGAGCACACGATCACCCGGATCTGGGAGGAGGTGCGCGCCCACGTCGACCTCAGCGAGAACCGGGCCGGCAAGTTCACCCGCGGCTACGTGCGCGCCCACACCGGAGGCAGCGAGTACCTCACCCGGATGTTCAGTCCCGCCGGGCTGCTCTCCGCGCTGGGGGCAACCGACGCAGCCGCCCTGTCCGCGCCCCTGGAGGAGGAGGACGCCCGAGCCTGGAACGACGCCTTCGCGGCCGACGGCCTGCCGCCGGGCCGGGCCCTGATCGTCCGACTCGCGGCCGAGGGACTCGTCGCGGCGGTCAACACGCCGTACCTGTCTCCCGAGCAGCTGACCCAGGCTCGCGAGGAGCTGCTGGCGCTCACCGAGGTCGAGACGGACTAG
- a CDS encoding MFS transporter, with product MTQTYVAPARASRREWTALVVLVLVVLLLAIDGTVLYLAVPSLAEDLAPSSSQLLWIGDIYSFVLAGLLITMGNVADRIGRKRLLMIGSAAFGAASVVAAFSPNAETLIAARALLGVAGATLMPSTLSIVRAMFREPAQRTRAIAVWSVGATAGAALGPLVGGVLLEHFWWGSVFLINVPIMALALVGGWLLLPESRGMAGQPIDVVSSLLSILTIVPVVYGVKHWIASGFDSVVVGTVLLGVACGWWFLRRQARLRVPLLDVSLFRVPAFTGAVCASLLSIFAFLGLLFFFSQYLQLVRGFGPLDAGLAELPATLASIAVIGLIGVLVTRLGAGRSIGLGLAVAALGLAGIGATTQWTSFWGLGGALAVMGLGIGIAMTLSTDAVVSAVPKERAGAASAVAETAYELGGALGIAVLGSLHLAMYRSGLELPAGLDAEETATVHDSLAYAVTTIDDPSVIAAAQEAFAAAMQTTSFVAAAILLAAAVVAWRMIPSMTPVRETRR from the coding sequence ATGACGCAGACGTACGTGGCGCCCGCCCGCGCCAGCCGCCGGGAGTGGACCGCACTCGTCGTACTCGTCCTGGTCGTCCTCCTGCTCGCGATCGATGGGACGGTGCTCTACCTCGCGGTGCCGTCGCTGGCCGAGGATCTCGCTCCCTCCTCGAGTCAGCTGCTCTGGATCGGCGACATCTACTCCTTCGTGCTCGCCGGCCTGCTGATCACGATGGGCAACGTCGCCGACCGGATCGGTCGCAAGCGACTGCTGATGATCGGCAGCGCCGCCTTCGGCGCAGCGTCGGTCGTCGCGGCGTTCTCCCCCAACGCCGAGACCCTGATCGCGGCACGCGCCCTGCTCGGCGTCGCCGGCGCCACACTGATGCCCTCGACGCTCTCGATCGTGCGCGCCATGTTCCGCGAGCCGGCGCAGCGCACCCGGGCCATCGCGGTCTGGTCGGTCGGCGCCACCGCCGGCGCCGCGCTCGGGCCCCTGGTCGGCGGAGTGCTCCTGGAGCACTTCTGGTGGGGCTCGGTGTTCCTGATCAACGTGCCGATCATGGCGCTCGCGCTGGTCGGAGGCTGGCTCCTGCTGCCGGAGTCGCGGGGCATGGCCGGCCAGCCGATCGACGTGGTGTCCTCCCTGCTCTCGATCCTGACGATCGTGCCGGTCGTGTACGGCGTGAAGCACTGGATCGCGTCGGGGTTCGACAGCGTGGTCGTCGGGACTGTCCTGCTCGGCGTCGCCTGCGGCTGGTGGTTCCTGCGCCGGCAGGCGCGGCTGCGGGTCCCCCTGCTCGACGTGTCGCTGTTCCGCGTGCCCGCGTTCACCGGAGCCGTGTGCGCGAGCCTGCTCTCGATCTTCGCCTTCCTGGGCCTGCTCTTCTTCTTCTCCCAGTACCTGCAGCTGGTCCGCGGCTTCGGTCCGCTGGACGCCGGCCTCGCGGAGCTGCCCGCCACGTTGGCGTCGATCGCGGTGATCGGACTGATCGGCGTGCTGGTGACCCGGCTCGGCGCCGGCCGCTCGATCGGCCTGGGGCTCGCGGTGGCCGCCCTCGGTCTCGCCGGGATCGGCGCGACCACCCAGTGGACCTCCTTCTGGGGGCTCGGGGGCGCGCTCGCCGTAATGGGGCTCGGCATCGGGATCGCGATGACCCTCTCCACCGACGCGGTGGTCAGCGCCGTACCCAAGGAGCGCGCGGGTGCCGCGTCGGCCGTCGCCGAGACCGCCTACGAGCTCGGTGGCGCCCTGGGGATCGCCGTGCTCGGATCCCTGCATCTCGCGATGTACCGCTCCGGGCTCGAGCTGCCAGCCGGCCTGGACGCCGAGGAGACCGCGACCGTGCACGACTCGCTCGCCTACGCCGTCACCACCATCGACGACCCGTCGGTCATCGCCGCCGCGCAGGAGGCGTTCGCCGCGGCCATGCAGACGACCTCGTTCGTCGCGGCGGCCATCCTGCTGGCGGCGGCTGTCGTCGCGTGGCGGATGATCCCCTCCATGACCCCGGTGCGAGAGACGCGGCGATGA
- a CDS encoding SRPBCC family protein, translating into MARVDSAARVVRAPVDRAFRALVDPEALVAWLPPEGMSGRFEYVDARPGGSYRLVLTYDDPLTAAGKTTPGSDVVEARFVDVVPGSRIVQVVDFVSDDPMFSGTMTMTWEVVPEDGGTRVEFRATDVPPGISAEDHAVGLRSSLAQLAAYLEH; encoded by the coding sequence ATGGCCCGCGTCGACTCCGCCGCCCGCGTCGTCCGCGCGCCGGTCGACCGGGCGTTCCGGGCGCTCGTCGACCCGGAGGCGCTGGTCGCCTGGCTGCCGCCCGAGGGGATGAGCGGCCGGTTCGAGTACGTCGACGCGCGACCGGGCGGGTCCTACCGGCTCGTGCTCACCTACGACGACCCGCTCACCGCGGCCGGCAAGACCACCCCCGGGTCGGATGTCGTCGAGGCCCGCTTCGTCGACGTCGTACCGGGCTCGCGCATCGTCCAGGTCGTCGACTTCGTCTCCGACGACCCGATGTTCTCCGGGACCATGACCATGACCTGGGAGGTCGTCCCGGAGGACGGCGGGACCCGCGTGGAGTTCCGGGCCACCGATGTCCCGCCCGGCATCTCCGCGGAGGACCACGCTGTGGGCCTCAGGTCGTCCCTGGCGCAGCTCGCGGCGTACCTCGAGCACTGA